The genomic segment AGGACTTCGCCGACAGGTGGAACCCGATCCTGGACGTCTTCGACGAGGTGGGCGTGCGGTTCGCGCACGAGGTGCACCCCAGCGAGATCGCGTACGACTACTGGACCACCAAGCGCACGCTGGAGGCGATCGGGCACCGGGAGGCGTTCGGGCTCAACTGGGACCCGTCGCACTTCGTCTGGCAGGAGCTGGACCCGGTGAACTTCATCTTTGACTTCGCCGACCGGATCTACCACGTGGACTGCAAGGACGCGAAGGTTCGTACCGGGGACGGGCGGCGCGGCCGGCTCTCCTCCCACCTGCCGTGGGCCGACCTGCGGCGCGGCTGGGACTTCGTCTCCACCGGCCACGGCGACGTGCCGTGGGAGGACTGCTTCCGGGCGCTGAACGCGATCGGCTACGACGGCCCGATCTCGGTCGAGTGGGAGGACGCCGGCATGGACCGCCTGGTCGGCGCGCCGGAGGCACTCCAGTTCGTCCGCCGCCTGGCCTTCGACGCCCCGTCAGCCGCCTTCGACGCCGCCTTCAGCAGCCGCGACTGACCCCTCACCTCACCTCACCCCGCCCCGCCCTCGCCCTCCTCGCCCCCGCGATCTTGCAGTTGCGGCCCTGCCAAAACGGGTGTAACCGACATCCCGTGGGCCGCAAGTGCAAGATCGACGGCGTGGAGGGTGGGGTGGGGCGGCGAGGGGGTGGGGGCTAGCGGGCGGCGTAGGTCTGGGTGCTGACCAGGTGGGCCGCGCCTATCAGGCCGGCGGTGTCGCCGAGGTCGGACAGGACGATCGGCATGCTGCCGGTGGCCAGCGGCGTGGACCGCCGGTAGACCACGCCCCGGATCTCCGCGAGCAGCACCGGCCCGATCCCGACCGGCGCACCGCCGATGATCACGATGGCCGGGTTGACGAAGCTGACCAGCCCGACCAGCACCCGCCCGAGCCGGCGGGCGGCGTCGCGCACGAGCGTCTGCGCCGCCGGGTCGCCCTCGGTTGCCGCCGCCGCCACGTCGGCCACCGACAGCGTCCCGGCCGCCGCCAGCCGGTCCGCCAGCGCCGTCGAGCGCCCGGCCCGCGCGGCGCTCACCGCCTCCCGCACCAGTGCGACATCCCCGCAGTACGCCTCGACACACCCGTTGTTGCCGCAGCCGCAGAGCGGCCCGTCCTCGGTGAGCTGGAAGTGGCCGATGTCGCCCGCCCCGCTGGCCGCGCCCCGGTACAGCGCGCCGGCGAGCACCAGCCCGCAGCCGATCGCCTCACCCAGCTTGACGTAGAGGAAGTCGTCGAACGGGCGCCCGGTGCCCGCGTGCCGTTCGCCGAGGGCCATCGCGTTGGCGTCGTTGTCCACCTGCACCGGGCAGCCCAGTTCGGCGGCGAGCGTGTCGCGTACCGGGTAGCGGTGCCAGCCGGGCAGGGCCGGCGCGGAGACCGGCGTGCCGTCGCGGACCTCGACCGGCGCGGGCAGCGCGACGCCGACGCCGGTGAGCGACGCCAGTCCCGCCTCGACGCGCAGCTTGCCGAGCAGTTCGACGACGCGGCCGACCACCACGTCCGGGCCGAGC from the Micromonospora sp. WMMA1947 genome contains:
- a CDS encoding sugar phosphate isomerase/epimerase family protein, with the translated sequence MARPITLFTGQWADLPFDEVCRLAAEWGYDGLEIACWGDHFEVDKALADDSYVERKRATLAKHNLQVFAISNHLVGQAVCDHPIDERHQDILPARIWGDGEPEGVRQRAAEEIKDTARAAAKLGVRTVVGFTGSSIWHTVAMFPPVPPAMIERGYQDFADRWNPILDVFDEVGVRFAHEVHPSEIAYDYWTTKRTLEAIGHREAFGLNWDPSHFVWQELDPVNFIFDFADRIYHVDCKDAKVRTGDGRRGRLSSHLPWADLRRGWDFVSTGHGDVPWEDCFRALNAIGYDGPISVEWEDAGMDRLVGAPEALQFVRRLAFDAPSAAFDAAFSSRD
- a CDS encoding ROK family transcriptional regulator; the encoded protein is MPMVGPETADQARLLRLLRDDGPRSRVELADLLGLPRARFAAEVDRLTALGLVETAGPAASRGGRRSSLLRIGAQVRFGAVLVGDGVLRVALTDGELNPLARHDEPVDVRLGPDVVVGRVVELLGKLRVEAGLASLTGVGVALPAPVEVRDGTPVSAPALPGWHRYPVRDTLAAELGCPVQVDNDANAMALGERHAGTGRPFDDFLYVKLGEAIGCGLVLAGALYRGAASGAGDIGHFQLTEDGPLCGCGNNGCVEAYCGDVALVREAVSAARAGRSTALADRLAAAGTLSVADVAAAATEGDPAAQTLVRDAARRLGRVLVGLVSFVNPAIVIIGGAPVGIGPVLLAEIRGVVYRRSTPLATGSMPIVLSDLGDTAGLIGAAHLVSTQTYAAR